From Miscanthus floridulus cultivar M001 chromosome 15, ASM1932011v1, whole genome shotgun sequence, the proteins below share one genomic window:
- the LOC136507110 gene encoding uncharacterized protein, protein MASRRSAGRPATPTKTIGDLRVTSNSQQQEQGCTGPARAGEDSRARRRRRGRAGGCSGVGARGGGGSPAWARRGAAWAGWGVLGGGGALWRGLAGVGAPGSRAAGRRGGAGGSSGGGGGGARWRGLTTVGTPRSRAAGLGVLGGGVSPAWARRGATQPGWGVLGGGGRAVAGARRRDGAALAALAGRGGAAGVGTEQSRRLGY, encoded by the exons atggcgagtcgacgcagtgcaggcagacccgcgacGCCGACTAAAACGATCGGGGACCTCCGGGTCACTTCCAACAG CCAGCAGCAAGAGCAGGGGTGCACGGGGCCGGCGCGTGCAGGGGAGGACAGCCgcgcgcgccggcggcggcgcggccgggctggggggtgctcgggggtgggggcgcgcggtggcgggggctcgccggcgtgggcgcgccggGGAGCCGCGTGGGCGGGCTGGGGGGTGCTCGGGGGCGGGGGCGCGCTGTGGCGGGGgctcgccggcgtgggcgcgccggGGAGCCGCGCGGCCGGGAGGCGCGGCGGGGCTGGGGGGTCCtcggggggcgggggcgggggagcgCGGTGGCGGGGTCTCACCACCGTGGGCACGCCGAGGAGTCGCGCGGCGGGGCTGGGGGTGCTCGGGGGTGGGGtctcgccggcgtgggcgcgccggGGAGCCACGCAGCCAGGCTGGGGGGTGCTCGGGGGTGGGGGGCGCGCGGTGGCGGGGGCTCGCCGGCGCGACGGAGCGGCACTGGCGGCGCTGGCCGGCAGGGGAGGCGCGGCGGGCGTCGGGACAGAGCAGAGCAGGCGGCTAGGGTACTAG
- the LOC136508566 gene encoding probable LRR receptor-like serine/threonine-protein kinase At3g47570 isoform X2 translates to MATIPGFPVLVVTILLAFACTSCFLSFSTASSSAPATLHSTTSDDTDLQALLCLKLHLSDSDTAGAMASWSNDSSVQYCSWPGVTCGKRHASRVTILDFDSANLSGQIPPCVGSLTFLRAIHLPNNQLNGHIPPELGSLNRLFYLNLSYNHLMGMIPSTLSSSRLQFIDLSTNLLEGEIPSSLVSNKTSQLQEIILSNNKLHGRIPDGLGTLSSLSALLVANNTLTGGIPAFLANSSSLEFLDLTNNHLSGEIPSALFNSSSIEVLGLGGNTFVGSVPPLVHILSPLDTLILSNNNLSGSIPSSLGNFSNLTCLLLSQNNFQGAIPSSLGMIPSLEQLDLTFNNLSGTVPASLYHKTTLTYLAVGTNRLSGQIPYDIGFTLPNIQTLILQGNHFQGQIPASLGNATNIQVLDLHDNSFQGTIPSFGNLSSLTELNLGMNQLEAGDWSFLSSLANCSQLVLLNLDRNILKGELPVSTGNLPRSLQVLLLTENQISGTIPPEIEHLTNLTILYMENNLLAGNLPDSIGNLPNLFVLSLSQNKLSGQVPSSIGNLNKLSDLYLQENNFSGLIPRALGYCKNLETLNLSCNGFTGSIPKELFTLSMLSEGLDLSHNELSGEIPLEIGGLINLDVLNISNNQLSGTIPSALGSCVHLGSLHMEGNLLHGKIPESFISLRGISEMDLSRNYLSGEVPEFFELFSSMMLLNLSFNNLEGPVPTGGIFQKIGEVVFIEGNKLCASSIHLPQLPLCSEVRSKKRKAYGILKIAGFTALSLAIFSCFVVVLSKKRKKVKQESHPPCKELRKFSYADLVMATNDFSLANLIGSGKSASVYKGRPGLEEDIVAIKVFKLDQLGAPKSFVAECEALRNTRHRNLVRVITACSTFDPSGHPFKALILEYMLNGSLESWLYPNLNRYGLRSPLSLSTRITIAMDVASALDYLHNHCVPPMIHCDLKPSNVLLDDVMCARLADFGLAKFLQSYSHQSSTSLLGPRGSIGYIAPEYGLGSKLSAEDLWRMRFLKRLVRF, encoded by the exons CTCCAGGCCCTGCTTTGCCTCAAGCTCCACCTCTCCGACTCCGACACCGCCGGAGCCATGGCTTCATGGAGCAATGACTCGTCAGTGCAGTACTGCAGCTGGCCTGGTGTCACCTGCGGCAAGAGGCACGCATCTCGTGTCACCATCCTGGATTTCGATTCGGCCAACCTCAGTGGCCAGATACCGCCATGTGTTGGCAGCCTCACTTTCCTTAGGGCTATCCACCTTCCAAACAACCAGCTGAACGGGCACATCCCGCCAGAGCTCGGCAGCCTGAATCGCCTCTTCTATTTGAACCTCAGCTACAACCATCTCATGGGCATGATACCAAGCACTCTATCCTCCTCCCGCCTCCAGTTCATCGATCTTTCAACCAATCTCCTTGAAGGTGAGATCCCCTCAAGTCTGGTGAGCAATAAAACTTCACAACTGCAGGAGATCATCCTGAGCAACAACAAGCTACATGGCAGAATCCCAGATGGGCTGGGTACACTCTCCAGCCTTTCAGCTCTACTTGTCGCCAACAACACGCTGACAGGAGGCATCCCAGCTTTCCTTGCAAACAGTTCATCGCTTGAATTCCTAGATCTAACAAACAACCATCTCAGTGGGGAGATTCCTTCCGCTCTTTTTAACAGCTCATCGATTGAAGTCCTAGGCCTTGGAGGCAATACCTTTGTTGGGTCTGTGCCACCACTAGTGCATATCTTGTCACCACTAGATACCCTGATCCTATCCAATAACAATCTCTCAGGTAGCATACCTTCCTCTCTAGGAAATTTTTCAAATCTTACTTGTCTCTTGCTTTCACAAAACAACTTCCAAGGAGCCATTCCATCGAGTTTAGGCATGATTCCAAGCCTTGAACAATTGGACCTGACTTTCAACAACCTGTCAGGGACTGTTCCAGCCTCTCTTTACCACAAAACAACACTTACATACCTCGCCGTCGGCACCAACAGACTCAGTGGCCAAATTCCATATGACATAGGTTTTACCCTTCCAAACATCCAAACACTAATTCtgcaaggaaatcatttccaaggTCAGATCCCTGCTTCACTAGGCAATGCAACAAATATTCAGGTGTTGGACCTCCATGACAATTCATTCCAAGGTACTATTCCTTCTTTTGGGAACCTGTCCAGCTTAACTGAACTGAATCTTGGGATGAATCAGCTAGAAGCCGGAGACTGGTCATTCTTGTCCTCATTGGCAAATTGCAGCCAGTTGGTTCTATTAAACCTAGACAGGAACATCCTTAAAGGAGAATTACCTGTTTCCACTGGGAACCTTCCAAGAAGTTTACAAGTATTATTGTTAACAGAAAATCAGATATCTGGAACCATACCACCAGAGATAGAGCACCTTACAAACCTTACCATTCTATACATGGAAAATAATTTACTTGCTGGAAACCTCCCTGACTCCATTGGAAACCTTCCAAACTTGTTTGTCCTTAGCTTATCCCAAAACAAACTTTCTGGACAGGTTCCATCATCCATTGGTAACCTCAACAAACTGAGTGACCTCTATTTACAAGAAAATAATTTCAGTGGCTTGATCCCAAGAGCTTTAGGATACTGTAAAAATCTGGAAACTCTTAACCTCTCCTGTAATGGCTTCACTGGTAGCATACCGAAGGAGCTCTTCACCCTTTCCATGCTTTCGGAAGGTCTGGACTTGTCTCACAATGAACTATCTGGAGAAATACCATTGGAGATTGGCGGCTTGATAAACCTCGACGTGCTGAATATTTCCAATAACCAACTGAGTGGAACAATCCCCTCCGCTCTAGGATCCTGCGTGCACTTGGGGTCCCTCCACATGGAAGGGAACCTTCTACATGGGAAAATCCCTGAATCTTTCATTAGTTTGAGAGGCATCAGTGAGATGGATCTTTCTCGAAATTACTTGTCTGGTGAAGTTCCTGAGTTCTTTGAGCTTTTCAGCTCTATGATGCTTCTCAATTTGTCGTTCAACAACCTCGAAGGACCGGTACCGACTGGTGGGATATTTCAGAAAATAGGAGAGGTTGTGTTCATTGAAGGTAACAAGTTGTGTGCCAGCAGTATCCACTTGCCACAGCTTCCACTTTGCAGTGAAGTGAGATCAAAAAAGAGAAAAGCCTACGGTATTCTGAAGATAGCAGGATTTACTGCTCTTTCCTTGGCCATCTTCTCGTGCTTTGTCGTCGTTCTCTCGAAGAAGAGAAAGAAAGTTAAACAAGAATCTCATCCACCTTGCAAGGAGTTGAGGAAGTTCTCATATGCTGATTTAGTCATGGCAACAAATGATTTCTCATTGGCCAACTTGATTGGTTCTGGAAAATCTGCATCAGTCTACAAAGGTAGACCAGGGCTCGAAGAAGATATAGTTGCTATCAAGGTTTTCAAACTCGATCAACTTGGCGCACCAAAGAGCTTCGTTGCTGAGTGTGAAGCGCTGAGGAACACTCGTCATCGCAATCTTGTAAGGGTGATTACTGCATGCTCAACATTTGATCCATCAGGACATCCATTCAAAGCTCTTATTCTTGAATATATGCTTAATGGAAGCCTAGAGAGCTGGCTCTATCCTAATTTGAACAGGTATGGGTTgagaagcccattgagtttgagcACCAGAATAACAATAGCAATGGATGTAGCTTCCGCTTTGGATTATCTACACAACCATTGTGTGCCCCCTATGATCCATTGTGACTTAAAGCCCAGCAATGTCCTTCTTGATGATGTCATGTGTGCACGCCTTGCTGACTTCGGGTTAGCTAAATTTCTTCAAAGCTATAGTCATCAAAGTTCGACAAGCTTATTGGGACCAAGAGGATCAATTGGATACATTGCACCAG AGTACGGCTTGGGAAGCAAACTCTCAGCAGAAG ATTTGTGGAGAATGCGTTTCCTCAAAAGATTGGTGAGATTCTAG
- the LOC136508566 gene encoding probable LRR receptor-like serine/threonine-protein kinase At3g47570 isoform X1: MATIPGFPVLVVTILLAFACTSCFLSFSTASSSAPATLHSTTSDDTDLQALLCLKLHLSDSDTAGAMASWSNDSSVQYCSWPGVTCGKRHASRVTILDFDSANLSGQIPPCVGSLTFLRAIHLPNNQLNGHIPPELGSLNRLFYLNLSYNHLMGMIPSTLSSSRLQFIDLSTNLLEGEIPSSLVSNKTSQLQEIILSNNKLHGRIPDGLGTLSSLSALLVANNTLTGGIPAFLANSSSLEFLDLTNNHLSGEIPSALFNSSSIEVLGLGGNTFVGSVPPLVHILSPLDTLILSNNNLSGSIPSSLGNFSNLTCLLLSQNNFQGAIPSSLGMIPSLEQLDLTFNNLSGTVPASLYHKTTLTYLAVGTNRLSGQIPYDIGFTLPNIQTLILQGNHFQGQIPASLGNATNIQVLDLHDNSFQGTIPSFGNLSSLTELNLGMNQLEAGDWSFLSSLANCSQLVLLNLDRNILKGELPVSTGNLPRSLQVLLLTENQISGTIPPEIEHLTNLTILYMENNLLAGNLPDSIGNLPNLFVLSLSQNKLSGQVPSSIGNLNKLSDLYLQENNFSGLIPRALGYCKNLETLNLSCNGFTGSIPKELFTLSMLSEGLDLSHNELSGEIPLEIGGLINLDVLNISNNQLSGTIPSALGSCVHLGSLHMEGNLLHGKIPESFISLRGISEMDLSRNYLSGEVPEFFELFSSMMLLNLSFNNLEGPVPTGGIFQKIGEVVFIEGNKLCASSIHLPQLPLCSEVRSKKRKAYGILKIAGFTALSLAIFSCFVVVLSKKRKKVKQESHPPCKELRKFSYADLVMATNDFSLANLIGSGKSASVYKGRPGLEEDIVAIKVFKLDQLGAPKSFVAECEALRNTRHRNLVRVITACSTFDPSGHPFKALILEYMLNGSLESWLYPNLNRYGLRSPLSLSTRITIAMDVASALDYLHNHCVPPMIHCDLKPSNVLLDDVMCARLADFGLAKFLQSYSHQSSTSLLGPRGSIGYIAPEYGLGSKLSAEGDVYSYGIIILELLTGKCPTDEMFTNGLNLHRFVENAFPQKIGEILDPCIVQGFEDDGDVYNNLEQGNNATAGVESCILHLVKLGLSCSVETPKERPSTHDVYTEVITIKETFAALRG, from the exons CTCCAGGCCCTGCTTTGCCTCAAGCTCCACCTCTCCGACTCCGACACCGCCGGAGCCATGGCTTCATGGAGCAATGACTCGTCAGTGCAGTACTGCAGCTGGCCTGGTGTCACCTGCGGCAAGAGGCACGCATCTCGTGTCACCATCCTGGATTTCGATTCGGCCAACCTCAGTGGCCAGATACCGCCATGTGTTGGCAGCCTCACTTTCCTTAGGGCTATCCACCTTCCAAACAACCAGCTGAACGGGCACATCCCGCCAGAGCTCGGCAGCCTGAATCGCCTCTTCTATTTGAACCTCAGCTACAACCATCTCATGGGCATGATACCAAGCACTCTATCCTCCTCCCGCCTCCAGTTCATCGATCTTTCAACCAATCTCCTTGAAGGTGAGATCCCCTCAAGTCTGGTGAGCAATAAAACTTCACAACTGCAGGAGATCATCCTGAGCAACAACAAGCTACATGGCAGAATCCCAGATGGGCTGGGTACACTCTCCAGCCTTTCAGCTCTACTTGTCGCCAACAACACGCTGACAGGAGGCATCCCAGCTTTCCTTGCAAACAGTTCATCGCTTGAATTCCTAGATCTAACAAACAACCATCTCAGTGGGGAGATTCCTTCCGCTCTTTTTAACAGCTCATCGATTGAAGTCCTAGGCCTTGGAGGCAATACCTTTGTTGGGTCTGTGCCACCACTAGTGCATATCTTGTCACCACTAGATACCCTGATCCTATCCAATAACAATCTCTCAGGTAGCATACCTTCCTCTCTAGGAAATTTTTCAAATCTTACTTGTCTCTTGCTTTCACAAAACAACTTCCAAGGAGCCATTCCATCGAGTTTAGGCATGATTCCAAGCCTTGAACAATTGGACCTGACTTTCAACAACCTGTCAGGGACTGTTCCAGCCTCTCTTTACCACAAAACAACACTTACATACCTCGCCGTCGGCACCAACAGACTCAGTGGCCAAATTCCATATGACATAGGTTTTACCCTTCCAAACATCCAAACACTAATTCtgcaaggaaatcatttccaaggTCAGATCCCTGCTTCACTAGGCAATGCAACAAATATTCAGGTGTTGGACCTCCATGACAATTCATTCCAAGGTACTATTCCTTCTTTTGGGAACCTGTCCAGCTTAACTGAACTGAATCTTGGGATGAATCAGCTAGAAGCCGGAGACTGGTCATTCTTGTCCTCATTGGCAAATTGCAGCCAGTTGGTTCTATTAAACCTAGACAGGAACATCCTTAAAGGAGAATTACCTGTTTCCACTGGGAACCTTCCAAGAAGTTTACAAGTATTATTGTTAACAGAAAATCAGATATCTGGAACCATACCACCAGAGATAGAGCACCTTACAAACCTTACCATTCTATACATGGAAAATAATTTACTTGCTGGAAACCTCCCTGACTCCATTGGAAACCTTCCAAACTTGTTTGTCCTTAGCTTATCCCAAAACAAACTTTCTGGACAGGTTCCATCATCCATTGGTAACCTCAACAAACTGAGTGACCTCTATTTACAAGAAAATAATTTCAGTGGCTTGATCCCAAGAGCTTTAGGATACTGTAAAAATCTGGAAACTCTTAACCTCTCCTGTAATGGCTTCACTGGTAGCATACCGAAGGAGCTCTTCACCCTTTCCATGCTTTCGGAAGGTCTGGACTTGTCTCACAATGAACTATCTGGAGAAATACCATTGGAGATTGGCGGCTTGATAAACCTCGACGTGCTGAATATTTCCAATAACCAACTGAGTGGAACAATCCCCTCCGCTCTAGGATCCTGCGTGCACTTGGGGTCCCTCCACATGGAAGGGAACCTTCTACATGGGAAAATCCCTGAATCTTTCATTAGTTTGAGAGGCATCAGTGAGATGGATCTTTCTCGAAATTACTTGTCTGGTGAAGTTCCTGAGTTCTTTGAGCTTTTCAGCTCTATGATGCTTCTCAATTTGTCGTTCAACAACCTCGAAGGACCGGTACCGACTGGTGGGATATTTCAGAAAATAGGAGAGGTTGTGTTCATTGAAGGTAACAAGTTGTGTGCCAGCAGTATCCACTTGCCACAGCTTCCACTTTGCAGTGAAGTGAGATCAAAAAAGAGAAAAGCCTACGGTATTCTGAAGATAGCAGGATTTACTGCTCTTTCCTTGGCCATCTTCTCGTGCTTTGTCGTCGTTCTCTCGAAGAAGAGAAAGAAAGTTAAACAAGAATCTCATCCACCTTGCAAGGAGTTGAGGAAGTTCTCATATGCTGATTTAGTCATGGCAACAAATGATTTCTCATTGGCCAACTTGATTGGTTCTGGAAAATCTGCATCAGTCTACAAAGGTAGACCAGGGCTCGAAGAAGATATAGTTGCTATCAAGGTTTTCAAACTCGATCAACTTGGCGCACCAAAGAGCTTCGTTGCTGAGTGTGAAGCGCTGAGGAACACTCGTCATCGCAATCTTGTAAGGGTGATTACTGCATGCTCAACATTTGATCCATCAGGACATCCATTCAAAGCTCTTATTCTTGAATATATGCTTAATGGAAGCCTAGAGAGCTGGCTCTATCCTAATTTGAACAGGTATGGGTTgagaagcccattgagtttgagcACCAGAATAACAATAGCAATGGATGTAGCTTCCGCTTTGGATTATCTACACAACCATTGTGTGCCCCCTATGATCCATTGTGACTTAAAGCCCAGCAATGTCCTTCTTGATGATGTCATGTGTGCACGCCTTGCTGACTTCGGGTTAGCTAAATTTCTTCAAAGCTATAGTCATCAAAGTTCGACAAGCTTATTGGGACCAAGAGGATCAATTGGATACATTGCACCAG AGTACGGCTTGGGAAGCAAACTCTCAGCAGAAGGTGATGTCTACAGCTATGGAATTATTATCTTAGAACTGCTGACAGGGAAGTGTCCAACAGATGAGATGTTTACAAATGGTTTGAACCTTCACAGATTTGTGGAGAATGCGTTTCCTCAAAAGATTGGTGAGATTCTAGATCCTTGTATCGTTCAAGGTTTTGAAGATGATGGTGATGTGTACAACAATTTGGAGCAAGGAAATAATGCAACAGCTGGAGTGGAAAGCTGCATCCTGCATCTTGTTAAACTCGGTCTCTCATGCTCTGTGGAGACACCAAAGGAAAGACCATCAACGCATGATGTTTATACTGAGGTTATCACAATCAAAGAAACATTTGCTGCGCTACGTGGATGA